TctaatcaaatatgttaattaGTTCCCAGATTTCTTATCAAATCTGTTAATTAGTCCCCAGATTTCTTATCAAATCTGTTAATTAGTCCCCAGATTTCTAATTGAAATTGTTAATTTCCTTCTGCACTGTTCTTCATTATGATAATAAAAGGTTGGTTTAGCTGATGTCAATTTCCCTTGCAGATATTCCTACATCGGATGTTCATTGTTGAAATAGATTCGTGTCTGTGATGTAATACtcaacattgataatgatgcAAATCAAtttacacatacaatgtattattgattactgattgtgacaatatCAATGCTTATTGTTGCCATGCATCAAGTAAATATCACTTGGTAATTGCACATTATTGTAGTTTCTCAATTATTCATGAAATTATATGGACAggagatgattttttttaaattaattgatctgaatataaattacatagaaTCAAAGTACAGTtgaataaacatgtacatgtatattacattttgtaaaaatcAATAACGGAATGAAATACAgcattattttgacaaaattctTGAAATCAGTTCATCGTTTACATGCAAGGATCGGCTATctaacatttgtaaaaaaaaaaaaaaccaaacaaacaaacaaacaaaaaaaaaaaaaaaaaaatgaggatatctaacagtgacATGTGCAAATATAATTCCCGAAAGGGACTAATTTTGGTATTTTTCACAAGTGCGCAAATGTTAGCCACAcgattgaaatatatttggtaataCTAAACATTTCATTTCGCCGAATTAATACAATGGGTATTTGGCAACAGGAAACTGCCTAtataagccccccccccccccccccccccccctcccctcccctcccctccctgatactgaagatactgttactgttagatattctgtttattaaattttatagtaaaatatacCGGGTCAGCTTTTCATTttcccattgtcgtttgtaagcagtgttttgattggtcaaaaaaggaaaaaaaacacaaatgaGAAATCAACTCATAAATTGGTGATATGTCTGTCAGTATGATAATGAGAACGGTGCCAAGACGACATAAAATACCACATTACTAGTCTTCGTGTATTATACATTACCATCAATTaccaatttacatatttttttgataataaacaacAACTTCATCTGTTACTCTAAATCAATAGACAATGTTGATATTCTATTGGTGGTAGTTTTACGTGCGTGTCTGTAGGTAGAATGCTTGTATAGTTGCATCGCCTTTCACATTGgataatattgattaaataatatattttgaaatgaataaaaacaaatattgattgAACGCTTTGTTTTTCTCCTTAAAGCATGTATCTACTCTCCAATATTTGACACCGGCtgttttaaatattcaatagCTGTTTGTGTGACACAGTTGTAAATATTCAGTAGATATCTGTGATACTGTTTGAAATCAGAACCATGAGTCCTGAGTACTCCCCTGTCACACATAAACAGGAAaagtcatataaaatatacagtatgtgAATTATATCAACTTGGATGGTTCAATAGCCTCTAAATTAAACTACATTCTAcctaaaaacaacaaaaccaaaaGCATTGTATATATGgaaaatgaaatgtacattgCTATTTGATGTACGCGTGTATTAATCAATAAATCATTGTCGTGTTTATATTATTTTGCCATAAACATTACCTTTttttgattgaaatattttttttaattacgtcgaaacatgtttgtttttgttgtccATTGATTTCATACGTAAATATTTTATGATCAAACACAACGAGTGTGATCGAGGCTATGATTGGTTTCAATATTTCTTTGGAGCTGTGTATGTAAAATCACGTTTGAAGTAAACATCTATCATTAAAAGATGATATCCTCAAAATAagatatgttaaaaaaatactgataacaTACAATTCTGTTCACGGTTTCGCGAGGGATGTAAGTATTGGAAGTACAAGGCCTCGTTTTCAATTTACGCTTCAGTAGGAATGCCAAAGCTGGAATCATTTCTTTAAACGAAACCAGAATTTGTAGAATCTGTATCATTTTACTTAAACAAAAATGCCAAGCAATCCAGATGTGTTTCGGCAAGACGAGAAACACACCAAAAACTTAGGGTTAGATAAGTTTCACCTACATTGCAGGgcaatattttttatcattattatatattctaAAACAATCCgtctttttcggcatagccgtataatattcttttggcaccggatatgacgcgataggtggcgttactggtcaagatgaagtatgtgattggtcaaagtagcggtaaatgcaaaatgcagatatacagttaaaaacgaaacaaagttaagattgaatgcaagctgaataagtggatgtatcttttcaaatgacacattaataaaatcatattcctgattcaaatgctgtcttattatcaccaaaaatgattcaaactgatataaatttgttatccgtgctgaaaagAATAGTTCGTTAATTCCTTCTACCAGCAGTTTttcattataaccaccagcatgactcaaactatgccgtttatcttttttaaagatatttcttattttaagCTTCATTGTCTGTATCTTTCACCACATACATGCTTTAAAATGATGTCCGTTTTACAGCCATGGATGGCGAATTTTGGATCGGCCTCCACAACCGGGAAATTACGAACTGTTCCGAAGTTCACCATTTCTGGGAGGATGGGTGTCAGCCTCTAGGATGGAGTAAGTGGGGAGAAGGTTCCCCGAACAACTGTGAGAATGACCGGTGTGTCGTCATGAAGGACACACGATGGCACACAGCTAACTGTAGTGACGAGTACAGCTTCATCTGTGAGAAGGGTGAGATACTTTAAATGATTGACCTACCGTACccttacatttttatattttgattaatcAATAAACAATTCTTGGGTGATGCCCTATTTGCATCACAAATCAACACTGAtatcattattgattttttttcttttgtatataCTTGGTAACATCCACACCACATGTATATTTTGACTATTTTCTACAATGTTATTCTATATTGATTTGAGGGATTTAAAGGGGGAAGTTTGAAAGGGACCTATCGTAGATTTTAATGGAGAAGttacaaatatgttttaatcTATCGACAATCCGCTAAGACCCAAAATTCACGAATTACCCTCCTTAGCCATGAGACCCTTAATTGTGATCCAGAATTCTGAACACAATAAACCCCTTAGATTAACAGGTATCAGACATGTTATCTGTTTGTGTAAGATCAATGTGACAAAGTTGATGTAAAGTCGATGGACATAAATTACTAAATAACATAAACTCTGAAGAGTATATGTGTAACATAGCATTATATGTCTAAaccaaaactaaaaaaaagCTTTTGTTCGACCAATTTAACATTGACCATAGTTCAACGGATGACTTGTAAAACATCCCGCTTATCAAGGTTACAGTTCAATCATTCTTCCTATTATCAAATTATCTTAGCACCAGGATGAGCTGAAGACGTTAACCATTCCGGAACGCATGGTCTTGCTTTCCTTGTATTATATTTTTCAATGCAAATCTgaattttgttcatattttctATTCATTTTCTCGATTTTGAGTCAGTATTACGATTTCGTCGGCATATCGATATCCACTGCCAATCGGAAAACCACTCGGGCTTTTCCGTCATGTCTTCGGGAAACCAGTTTTTCCAAAGATATGACGGAAAGGCCCGAGTGGTGTTCCGGACGATGATGTGTTTATATAGTCATACACcatatatttgtgtttgtctcTGATAGAAATTGACTGCCAATACAGCGATAACAACTATAACATCACCTTAGAGGATGTGTCTGTTACCGAACTGGTTTATAAAGAAATGACATCAATATCTGTATGCGAGGAGTTGTGCAAAGGGATGGCGAAAGGTGATACCCAGGGATGCACAACATTTCCTGATAATGACACGTGCGTTTTGATCTTCATTGACTCCGGAGACAGAGACTACCCCTTGTCAGAATCCTACACTGGTACAGCATATTCTTTTAAATCCTGCGAACAGGGTAAGTATTCCAAATAGTTTTTTTAGATTCACCTATAAAATGccataaacagaatatctaacagtgtcatcagtaatatcaaatatatttcactcgcgaggttaatattttgatatttttcacgcgTGAAATAAATTTGGTATTACTAGAAAGagggctgaagttagcagtggattcgttattcgttattggggattcgaataacgaatccactgaagcagcggattggggattcagtttttttttatgtttaaatgatatttctttttattgacattttgacgtttggattcaaataacgaatccgctacagcagtggattggggattcaataaaaaaaattcttataatatatgatttgggattcgaataacgaatttgttattgatttgttatttgaatccaaacGTCAAagtgtcaataaaaagaaatatcatttaaacataaaaaactgaatccccaatccgccgccaccagcggattcgttattctaatccccaataacgaataacgaatccgctgctaacttcagcccgctttACTAAAAAGACACTGCTATATAtcatctatgtatatatatgtacaaatttCTTACAATAACCAATTATTTGCTGTAGATGCTTTCAGTTTCTTCTAttgagttactttgtggtaagatgtagcatggaataattctgaGTCAGAAAATGActaaacctgaaaaatagcttAGCAGTTATGTTCACGAGTGTCTATAGCACATAGTaaatttgtttgaccggatttgacttgatgtaggtataaacacttgttttgttttgaccttgaaatgcaaatggcggctgtgaataatattacatcAATATTGCATTAAGAGTGgcatttaaatcaataaaaatgctcctatatcaaacttttaagacatctgttCGTAGTGAGAAGGATCTTTTTAAGTCAAACTGTTGAACTGGTGAGTTTGTGGCCTCTTTCTGAAATAgtcatattttaccccaaaatCAACGGtttaacatttctttttctAAAAGCAGTCTTTttgccatgtctagagttctttatAGCGTCTAAtgagagcatttttgatgtttgaaatacctccttatatgcaatatctgtgtgatattattcacgacagccatttgcatttcaaagtCAAAATATAGACagtttttgtacattttataaagtaaaatctTATCAAACTAATGCTCATATGTTGTGCTTTaaacacttgtgagcaaaacgtcgtgactattttgtgcaatatatgctTAACAAATGAGCTTtttatgtccccctgaaacattcatttttcgtatgttttggtaaaatttacaaacagctaaACAATAAGTTCCGCcgtttgccatgatacatactaaaagttcatcaagttatttgtgttaaattgcaccataatagaaatttataggcttgtaaaatattttgtcttCCTCTTTTTAACATTGATAGTCTAGTGTGAATAATAAGATGATTGACAAGCTGTCAAAATATATTGTCATATGTAAATCTTCACAAAGCTTACCAAAACAACTGTCCGAATATACTGTTATACGTAACACTTCACAAAGCTTACCAAatcaactgtcaaaatatactgttatatacagcACTTTGCAGAACTCAAAAAGTCAACTTTCAAAATATGTATTACACATAAATCTTCGCAGGGCTTACCAAATCAAATGTCGaaatatactgttatatatgaAAGTTCGCATAGCTTACTAAATCAACTGTGGAAATATAATGCTTGATATAAAAGTTTGCAGAGCTTACCAATCGAGTATAAAATGCAGCATAAACCGATGGTAATTATAACAACGACCCCTTTAAGACCAAGAGTCAAGATACATTTGGATTGATATCCAGTCAAACGGAGAAGCCACAAACGTGACGATATTTGACTATAGATATTTTAATGACTTCGAATTTAATAATGGTAAATATTATGTCACTAGTTTGTGTTAATGATTATTTCAGTTATTTCATATTATGGGTTTTGTCTCGATGTGAAATAACGgtttataattgatttttctttgttttcatggtaaatactcaaatgttattggtcgaaaaattcttttcattcttctatgaaagaaattccgagaatggcgcgaaaaatgtgacgttgaaatacgacaattgacgttgcgtattgatttgagaaaaagaatcccatttaaaaccagtaaaattgtacataaaacatattttaaataagaaaataattttcaaaaattatttataagcgttgatgtctattattttttagttttaccgatgaaactaaaaaaaatgacatcaatgcttaaattcAGTTGAGATTTGACTTCATGCATAATAAATCGCTTTGCGTTTTCGCAGCTGCCTTTGGTCCAGCACCCAACAATAGTAATTACGAAGAAAATGAGCTTCCAGATACAACATGTCCACGTTTGATAAATAGTAGGTATTTACAACCTTTGTACAGTATAGCAGTCATTTATATCTCGAGTAAACAATTTCTCTTACTTTCAATTGGCGAAACTTCTCTGAATCAAcctaaatatttaaataagatatcatatTACAAATGTTATCAAACTTTGACCATGTGACCCACACTGTCGAGGTTTGTCAGAAAACAgtttttgaatatattttctaTCACGTGATAGGGGTAATAAACCAATGAAAATCCATGTAACAAACAAAGTGAGATTATTTAATGTTATTGTACAGGTGATTTCTTCGACCATGTGGCACACTGTCGAAGTTCGTCAGAAAACAGTTTTCGAATATCTGGTCTGTCACGTGATAGGTGTAATAAACCAATGAAAATCCGTGTAACAAACAAAGTGAGATTATTTAATGTTATTGTACAGGTGATTTCTACTATGAATATCTAGACGCCTACCGCGTGGCGCTCCTACCCTCTCTGTACAAGACCCTGGACATCGTGCTAGAAGAAGAAAGGGTGTAAGACAGTTTGTATGGTGGTAAGAGCGTGTTCTAAGAATTATGTTTGTAATAACACCTTGGACATCGTGTGGgatttagaaatacatgtatgtaaggaCATTTATTTGACACTAAACATCCCTGGACATCATGGGAGATGTTTAAAACGTGGAGGGACGTTTGGTTGACAGTGagattgtgtttgtgttttaagaatgatgtttgtatataacattctGGAATAACATTCTGGACATCGTGGACTATGATAAAACGTGTAAggatgttttattattattattatcatttttttttttttagcagtAAAATTGAGTTCTAAGaattatgtttgtatataacattctGGACATCGTGGAAGATCACGTGTAAGGACGTTtcgttgttgtttttgttttgttttgttttgttttttttttgtttttttgttgtttttttttgttggttttttggttttttgttgtttttttgtggttttttttgcAGTAAAATTGTGTTCTAagaaatgtttgtatataacattctGGACATCGTGGAAGACGATAAAACGTGTAAGTGACGTTTTTATACGGTAAGATTGTGTTCTAAAcaattatatttgtaaataacacCTTGAACATAATGGGAGATGTAAAAATGTGTGAGGACGTTTGTTTGAGTTGTCCTAATATAGAAATTGTTCAGAATTTTGTCTTCAGCTTTGTCTTATTATGGCTGGCGTTAGACAAAAGGTATTATATTAACAGATATTGATAAGTATTTCTTGCTTGTAATTTCTACATGCTTAGAATAAAATTCACGAAaccaatatcttatatggaGTTCAACAAACAAAACCGAAACATTTATGTTGTGCAAGGTATATCCATGCGGAAAATGTGATATTGCTTTGACTTTGACTtttttgactttaaacatatttattgtccaAAATAGGCACAAGTTATGACAACTTATGAATCATCTcctatcaacaaaacattttacacaaattGATGACATAGACATTTACAAATTCAAAGTTTAAATAAGTCAATTTAACATAATTATGCAAGGAGTGATATAAAGATAGACACAATTTGCATGTTTTAAATCTCTTGCTGGATTTGATGAAAGCCTGCACATGTTCGAACACATACTTATTTAcatcaatattgttttatttaattcatataaCCAAAAGAAGTACTTAATGGTTCGTCGCTGAAAGGAAAATttatatcatgaatataacAGGATATCAACATTGATTTTAAGGTGAAAGGAGTTCCGATTGGTCggtttaaaatattgaaattgcaaaattgaatttaaaaaaaaaagaactggtgcaaaatgatttttaatatctttttttttttttttttttgtttaattaattagaCTGAAATACTCCCAGCATTTTAataacattatctatatattgtaGGCGGATCTGAACGACAAACAGTGCTGGGCAGTCAACATGTTCAGTACACTGTCCAACTTCTGCCGTCTTTACTACCTGAACAGAGAGCCTTCTTACCTGTTTTATGAGCGCTATGTAAGCAGTAAACCAGGGCCATTGTTTCTACGTAGGCGACTTGTTAGtaagtgatgacgtcacaacatGTTTATAGGAGTTATACTACAGGGAACTATTGTGTTTTGCTGGGGTTGGTAGGGGGCGCAATGCTGGCATGTTTGGGTGGGTAAGAGGGCGTGATGCTGACATGTTTGGGTGGGTAGGGGGCGCGATGCTGACATGCAGCGGTGTGTAGATGACGCGATGCTGACATGTTTGGGTGTGTAGGGGGCGCGAAGCTGACATGTTTGGGTGTGTAGGGGGCGCCATGCTGACATGTTTGGGTCGGTAGGGGGCGCGAAGCTGACATGTTTGGGTGTGTAGGGGGCGCGATGCTGACACGTTTGGATGGGTAGGGGGCGCGATGCTGACATGTTTGGGTGGGTAGGGGGCGCGATGCTGGCATGTTTGGATGGGTAGGGGGCGCGATGCTGACATGTTTGGATTGGAAGGGGGCGTGATGCTGACACGTTTGGGTGGGTAGGGGGCGCGATGCTGACATGCAGCGGTGTGTAGATGACGCGATGCTGACATGTTTGGGTCGGTAGGGGGCGCGATGCTGACATGTTTGGGTGTGTAGGGGGCGCGATGCTGACATGTTAGGGTGGCTAGGGGGCGCGATGCTGACATGTTTGGGTGTGTAGGGGGCGCGATGCTGACATGTTTGGGTGTGTAGGGGGGCGCGATGCTGACATGTTGGGGTGTGTAGGGGGCGCGATGCTGACACGTTTGGGTGTGTAGGGGGCGCGATGCTGACATGTTGGGGTGGGTAGGGGGCGCGATGCTGACATGTTTGGGTGTGTAGGGGGCGCGATGCTGACATGTTTGGGTGTGTAGGGGGCGCGATGCTGACATGTTTGGGTGTGTAGGGGGCGCGATGCTGACATGTTGGGGTGGGTAGGGGGCGCGATACTGACATGTTAGGGTGGGTAGGGGGCGCGATGCTGACATGTTTGGGTGTGTAGGGGGCGCGTGCTGACATGGTTTGGGTGTGTAGGGGGTGCGCGATACTGGACATGTTAGGGTGGTAAGGGGCGCGATGCTGACATGTTTGGGTGGGTAGGGGGCGCGATGCTGACATGTTGGGGTGGGTAGGGGGCGCGATGCTGACATGTTTGGGTGTGTAGGGGGCGCGATGCTGACATGTTAGGGTGGCTAGGGGGCGCGATGCTGACATGTTTGGGTCGGTAGGGGGCGCGATGCTGACATGTTTGGGTCGGTAGGGGGCGCGATGCTGACACGTTTGGGTGGGTAGGGGGCGCGATGCTGACATGTTGGGGTGGGTAGGGGCGCGATGCTGACACGTTTGGGTGGGTAGGGGGCGTGATGCTGACATGTTTGGGTGGGTAGGAAGCGTGATGTGTAACACTGCTTAAATCTTGGTCAGAAGCAGACTTTGGGGAAAGGGAACAAATGTTGCACACATGGTGACTTTGTCAACCCTGCGGCAGGAGAGGCGGGacccaatatgggaaatgggATTTTGACCAAATCTGATCAGAAGTTTGCTTTGGAGAAGAGGAACAATTTTTGCTTAATATTGGTGACTCTGTCCACACTGACCTAAGAATCGGCGTCCCAATAGAGGAATTAAAACAAAgtctttgaaatccttcttcctCTGTAGAGTAGCCATAATCACTGCAATATCAAAGTGAGCGATAAAGGCCCTCAGTGCCTCTTAAATGTTGTTGACATCTCACGCCATACTAACCTATaatgttggtattgtatatttCAGAGAACGAGATTCATGACGACGGAATTGTTGATACCATAGAGGAACTGGAGGTGGACCACAAAAACACGACCTTGTACAAGATGAAGTTCATAAGCGTATTCGAGGACAACGTCTCTAAGATAGGTATGGGAGCAGTAGGAAGCATATTCATCGCCACGGCCATTATCACCGTAATCGTGTCAGACTGTCGAACAATCTGCAAGCACGTGCGAACAATTGGCGCGAGGAACATCCGCAAAAGGACGATATGCAAGGGTAAAAAGAAGAGTAAGAAGTTATCAAATAAGGTTTCGCAAGCCCCATCTACTGAAACAGGTGACTCCCATGCTAAGGTCATTTTCGTTAGAGCCACGCCGTTAAAGGGCGCGTCCAATACGGATACAAACGGTACAGCTAATCCAAGCGAGATGAGGGCAAGTTCTTCCAAAGAAAGGGATACTGTTTGATCAATCTTACTAAATAATGGAAGTCAATAGCATGGCTAAGAATCACTttgaaggaaggaaggaaggaaggaaggaaggaaggaaggaaggaaggaaggaaggaaggaaggaaggaaggaaggaaggaaggatggatggatggatggatggatggatggcaAGTATCAAAGCTGTGAATCCATGATGCCTgaaactgaaaatgaaataacatttgtGTCGCTAACGTATTTTCTTGATTTCAAAGCTTTACCATATTGCttaatttaattgattatgGACGAGTGTAGCAAACTTACTAATTAATAATTTactaaaaaatgaattatgggcTCTTCCACATGcccatccagattttgacatttcagaACTGTAGACACTTAGCATCTAGCATGGCGGTGAATCATTGTGTAATTTCTGACATAAGGTTATCAAAGTGTTAACCCTGAAATGATTACTGATTAAAGGTGGGTCGTCGTATATATTGTGGtgtgaaagaaaaaaatccgAATAGGCTGGAACCCCGTCTTAATCTTTTTcgtgtatatttttataatgttgTGTCGATATtaatcacttttatatatactaactacattttgtaatattgaACTTCATTGcgtaaaaataatgtttaattttcaatgTGTATATGTTAATCCTACATGTGGTATTCATAATCacaaatcatcatcataaatCATAACCATAAATCataaatcataattataatgataatcataAACCATAGTAATAATTATTAGCATGAATTATATCTTAAATCATAATCATAAATCATTAT
This genomic stretch from Pecten maximus chromosome 16, xPecMax1.1, whole genome shotgun sequence harbors:
- the LOC117314619 gene encoding uncharacterized protein LOC117314619, with the protein product MDGEFWIGLHNREITNCSEVHHFWEDGCQPLGWSKWGEGSPNNCENDRCVVMKDTRWHTANCSDEYSFICEKEIDCQYSDNNYNITLEDVSVTELVYKEMTSISVCEELCKGMAKGDTQGCTTFPDNDTCVLIFIDSGDRDYPLSESYTGTAYSFKSCEQAAFGPAPNNSNYEENELPDTTCPRLINSDFYYEYLDAYRVALLPSLYKTLDIVLEEERV